One genomic region from Clarias gariepinus isolate MV-2021 ecotype Netherlands chromosome 20, CGAR_prim_01v2, whole genome shotgun sequence encodes:
- the LOC128508456 gene encoding SLAM family member 7-like produces MGRSVPRVPRVPRPHLILLFLFLSVIFSSADESSVQDLIGAVGDSVTFPISVPVSGYINYKGDIVGLVLNKQSDTELSEKFVNRLQWVSQSGFFTLSDLRTDDSGLYTVESTKEQKGKQDYQLEVYERVSAPQVMNSASNTSEFCSFLCSVRNVRGLKLSLYEDGILLNQTSSSDTSDITLNLHLEIKKTNNCTFSCVASNPVSDKTTTIITHSCSLNTGTRRDCKIHNTVCYEVINVISKY; encoded by the exons TGATCTTCAGCTCTGCTGATGAATCTTCAGTTCAGGATCTGATCGGTGCTGTAGGAGACTCTGTTACATTCCCCATCAGTGTCCCTGTTTCTggttatataaattataaaggtGACATAGTTGGACTGGTGTTGAATAAACAGAGTGACACAGAGCTGAGTGAGAAGTTTGTGAATCGTCTTCAGTGGGTCAGTCAGAGTGGGTTCTTCACTCTCTCAGACCTGAGAACAGATGATTCAGGACTTTACACAGTGGAGAGCACTAAAGAGCAGAAGGGAAAACAGGATTATCAGTTGGAGGTGTACG AGAGAGTTTCAGCTCCTCAGGTGATGAACTCAGCCTCCAATACTTCAGAGTTCTGTTCATTCCTGTGTTCTGTGAGGAACGTCAGAGGACTGAAGCTGTCTTTATATGAAGACGGTATTTTATTAAACCAGACCAGCAGCAGCGACACATCCGACATCACACTGAATCTTCATCTAGAAATAAAGAAGACGAACAATTGCACCTTCAGCTGTGTGGCTTCCAACCCAGTCAGTGACAAGACAACCAcaatcatcacacactcctgctCTCTGAACACAGGTACGAGACGAGactgcaaaatacacaacaCTGTCTGTTATGAGGTCATTAATGTGATCAGTAAATATTAA
- the LOC128508520 gene encoding SLAM family member 7-like, with the protein MRSYSSMRTRFHHHSLSLLFLLLSVIFSSAGESSVQDLIGAVGDSVTFPISVPVTGYINYKGDTVGLVFNKQSDTELSQKFVNRLQWVSQSGFFTLSDLRTDDSGLYTVQSTKEQKGKQDYQLEVYERVSAPQVMNSAFSSSEFCSFLCSVRNIKGLKLSLYEDGVLLNHTSSSDTSDITLNLHLEIKKTNNHTFSCVASNPVSDKTTSINITHYCSLNTGAVDVDPHRTHVFVPVICTVLLLGSMIMMYVWTNVCLWKRKLHQSSQCTESRKAHEVLSVMTSVVYHQVCVP; encoded by the exons ATGAGATCATACAGCAGCATGAGGACACGCTTTCACCATCACAGCCTGAGTCTCCTGTTCCTTTTACTATCAG TGATCTTCAGCTCTGCTGGTGAATCTTCAGTTCAGGATCTGATCGGTGCTGTAGGAGACTCTGTTACATTCCCCATCAGTGTCCCTGTTACTggttatataaattataaaggcGACACAGTTGGACTGGTGTTTAATAAACAGAGTGACACAGAGCTGAGTCAGAAGTTTGTGAATCGTCTTCAGTGGGTCAGTCAGAGTGGGTTCTTCACTCTCTCAGACCTGAGAACAGATGATTCAGGACTTTACACAGTGCAGAGCACTAAAGAGCAGAAGGGAAAACAGGATTATCAGTTGGAGGTGTACG AGAGAGTTTCAGCTCCTCAGGTGATGAACTCAGCCTTCAGTTCTTCGGAGTTCTGTTCATTCCTGTGTTCTGTGAGGAACATCAAAGGACTGAAGCTGTCTTTATATGAAGACGGTGTTTTATTAAACCACACCAGCAGCAGCGACACATCCGACATCACACTGAATCTTCATCTAGAAATAAAGAAGACGAACAATCACACCTTCAGCTGTGTGGCTTCCAACCCAGTCAGTGACAAGACAACCTCAATAAACATCACACACTACTGCTCTCTGAACACAG gagcTGTTGATGTTGATCCTCATCGAACCCATGTGTTCGTTCCTGTCATATGCACCGTGCTGTTATTAGGGTCAATGATCATGATGTATGTGTGgacaaatgtgtgtttgtggaaaaGGAAACTACATCAATCCAGTCAGTGTACAGAAAGCAG GAAAGCACATGAGGTTCTGTCTGTGATGACATCAGTGGTTTATCACCAGGTGTGTGTGCCGTGA